In Mycolicibacterium phocaicum, one DNA window encodes the following:
- a CDS encoding glycosyltransferase family 2 protein — protein sequence MISVVIPCRDGAGVLAKQLDAVLAQETSTEFEIVVADNGSTDGTADLVHSYSDPRVRVVDAGRAPGANVARNIGIAASKGEYILLTDADDAVHAGWIEAYHRAFMGGAQAVGGGLDRILADGTLLARERRLYPALGRKDVFANGTNCGFTRELFHRVHGFDEWFKGGADEVDFFWRVAEAGFMLELVPDAVVSKVQRTDLKAAFVQYRNFGRGEARVLDKFRPWWLGPAVVGAAFQSVVWGAAWLSGVGRRKTTCALAWNLGALQEAVQLLRVRAVGRA from the coding sequence ATGATCTCCGTCGTCATCCCGTGCCGGGACGGTGCCGGCGTGCTCGCCAAACAACTGGATGCCGTACTAGCGCAGGAGACCAGTACCGAGTTTGAGATCGTCGTCGCCGACAACGGGTCGACGGACGGCACCGCCGATTTGGTGCACTCCTACTCGGATCCGCGTGTGCGCGTCGTGGATGCCGGTCGGGCACCGGGCGCCAATGTCGCTCGCAACATTGGGATCGCGGCGTCCAAGGGCGAATACATTCTGCTCACTGATGCCGACGATGCGGTCCACGCGGGATGGATCGAGGCGTATCACCGGGCGTTCATGGGAGGAGCGCAGGCCGTCGGCGGAGGACTTGATCGCATCCTCGCAGACGGCACGCTGCTGGCTCGGGAACGTCGGCTCTATCCGGCGCTCGGCCGCAAGGATGTGTTCGCGAATGGAACGAACTGCGGGTTCACGCGCGAGCTGTTCCACCGGGTGCACGGCTTCGATGAATGGTTCAAAGGCGGCGCTGACGAAGTCGACTTCTTTTGGCGGGTAGCCGAAGCCGGGTTCATGTTGGAGTTGGTGCCGGATGCTGTGGTGAGCAAGGTGCAGCGCACCGATCTGAAGGCGGCGTTCGTTCAGTATCGGAATTTCGGCCGCGGTGAAGCACGCGTACTGGACAAGTTTCGTCCGTGGTGGCTGGGACCCGCCGTGGTGGGGGCTGCATTTCAGTCGGTCGTATGGGGTGCGGCGTGGTTGTCCGGTGTCGGCCGCCGGAAGACGACGTGCGCGCTGGCGTGGAACCTTGGCGCGCTGCAGGAAGCAGTACAGCTGCTGCGCGTCCGCGCTGTCGGGCGGGCATAG
- a CDS encoding zinc-binding dehydrogenase: protein MTEAPQTALELRSLVTPDGTLELSLHDVDIPKPTADEVVVRVEASPVNPSDLGLLIPGADMSAATVTGTPERPVVTAPLPPGALAHLSVRVGQSLPVGNEGAGTVVAAGESDAAQALLGKVVGIAGGAMYSQYRVVKTAACLVLPDGATAKDGASSFVNPLTALGMVETMRREGHSALVHTAAASNLGQMLVKICLADGVPLVNIVRKAEQEEILRNLGAEYVCNSAAPTFEQDLVEALKATSATLAFDATGGGTLASQILNGMEQAANATATQYSRYGSAVHKQVYIYGSLDTGPTILNRSFGMSWGVGGWLLTPFLASAGAEVIGRLRARVAAELTTTFASTYTQEVSLAGLLKPEAFNSYLKKATGEKFLVTPQSVS, encoded by the coding sequence ATGACCGAAGCACCTCAGACCGCGTTGGAATTGCGGTCATTGGTGACACCCGACGGCACGCTCGAACTCTCGTTGCATGACGTCGACATACCCAAACCAACCGCTGACGAAGTCGTCGTCCGCGTCGAGGCATCGCCGGTCAACCCGTCGGATCTGGGCCTACTGATTCCCGGCGCCGATATGTCTGCTGCGACGGTTACGGGCACCCCGGAGCGACCGGTTGTCACCGCGCCGCTGCCGCCCGGGGCGCTGGCTCATCTGTCCGTCCGCGTCGGTCAATCACTTCCCGTCGGCAACGAAGGTGCCGGCACGGTCGTGGCGGCGGGGGAGTCGGACGCGGCGCAGGCGCTCCTCGGCAAGGTCGTGGGTATCGCGGGCGGCGCCATGTATTCGCAGTACCGCGTCGTCAAGACCGCGGCCTGTCTGGTGCTGCCGGACGGTGCGACGGCGAAGGACGGGGCGTCGTCGTTCGTCAACCCGCTGACAGCGCTGGGCATGGTGGAAACCATGCGCCGCGAAGGACATTCGGCCCTGGTGCACACGGCGGCGGCGTCGAATCTGGGGCAGATGCTGGTCAAGATCTGCCTCGCGGACGGCGTGCCGCTGGTCAACATCGTCCGCAAGGCGGAGCAGGAAGAAATCCTGCGTAACTTGGGCGCCGAGTACGTATGCAACTCAGCCGCACCGACTTTCGAGCAGGACCTCGTTGAGGCGCTCAAGGCCACGTCCGCGACGCTCGCCTTCGACGCCACCGGCGGTGGCACGCTCGCCAGCCAGATCCTCAACGGCATGGAGCAGGCCGCCAACGCGACCGCGACGCAGTACTCCCGCTACGGCTCGGCCGTCCACAAGCAGGTGTACATCTACGGCAGCCTCGACACCGGCCCGACGATTCTCAATCGAAGCTTCGGTATGTCGTGGGGTGTGGGCGGCTGGTTGCTCACACCGTTCCTCGCCAGTGCGGGGGCCGAGGTCATCGGCAGGCTGCGGGCGCGCGTGGCCGCGGAACTCACCACCACTTTCGCGAGCACCTACACCCAGGAAGTCTCGCTGGCCGGCCTGCTCAAACCCGAGGCGTTCAACAGCTACCTCAAGAAGGCAACGGGCGAGAAGTTCCTCGTGACGCCGCAATCGGTCTCGTAG
- a CDS encoding EAL domain-containing protein, whose product MDLRQAIDRDELSLVYQPKFDAHTTGVVGVEALLRWRHLDRGLLRPADFLPLVREHGLMEQATGLVVNMALDDALRWYAAGAEVPVAVNLFAPLLSDLNLPDHLCQALDDRGLPPSALAVEIAEDLFVDNMEDTRTVLTGLLDHGISVALDDFGTGYSALTYLSDLPVDEIKLDHDFIARVTADERASLVVRTIIDLAHRLGFGIVAEGIESAESASQLRDFGCDVLQGFFLSPPLQASEVLGVVSAGARAAF is encoded by the coding sequence ATGGACCTTCGCCAGGCGATCGACCGAGACGAACTATCCCTGGTCTATCAGCCCAAATTCGACGCGCACACGACCGGTGTCGTCGGGGTGGAGGCGTTGTTGCGATGGCGCCATCTCGACCGCGGTCTACTGCGGCCCGCCGATTTCCTGCCGTTGGTGCGTGAGCACGGCCTGATGGAACAGGCGACGGGTCTGGTCGTCAACATGGCGCTCGACGATGCGCTGCGGTGGTACGCCGCCGGGGCGGAAGTGCCTGTGGCCGTTAACCTTTTCGCGCCGCTACTGAGCGACTTGAACCTGCCGGACCACCTGTGCCAGGCGCTGGATGACCGCGGTTTGCCGCCCTCGGCGCTCGCGGTCGAGATCGCCGAAGACCTGTTCGTCGACAACATGGAAGACACCCGGACGGTGCTGACGGGCCTGCTCGACCACGGCATCAGCGTCGCGCTCGACGATTTCGGCACGGGATACTCCGCACTCACCTACCTGTCCGATCTGCCGGTCGACGAGATCAAGCTGGACCACGACTTCATCGCGCGGGTCACGGCTGACGAGCGTGCCTCGTTGGTGGTGCGCACCATCATCGACCTCGCGCACCGGCTCGGTTTCGGGATTGTCGCCGAAGGTATCGAGAGCGCCGAATCAGCCTCGCAGTTACGGGATTTCGGGTGCGATGTGCTGCAGGGATTCTTCCTCAGCCCGCCCCTGCAGGCGTCCGAAGTCCTCGGTGTGGTGAGTGCCGGCGCGCGGGCGGCGTTCTAG
- a CDS encoding IS1380 family transposase: MQVSHSFTAASAVFDEEHLVSCAGLVPVMTLAEQSRLSVLLKQKIRFTCERIRSGAANPSPKLTTLIAGMCAGADSIDDLDVVRSGGMKTLFDGVYAPSTIGTLLREFTFGHARQLESVLREHLAGLCQRVDLLPGADVRAFVDIDSLLRPVYGHAKQGASYGHTKIAGKQILRKGLSPLITTISTERGAPVITGARLRAGRTNSGKGAARMIAQAVAAARGAGVTGAILVRGDSAYGNSTVVVACRRAGARFSLVLTKTATVTAAIGAISDNAWTPVQYPGAVRDPDTGAWISDAEVAETPYTAFGSTGHPVTARLIVRRVKDARYPDALFPVWRYHPFFTDSDEPVDAADITHRRHAIIETVFADLIDGPLAHMPSGRFGANSAWILCAAIAHNLLRASGVLAGATHAVARGSTLRRRIINVPARLARPQRRSILHLPNYWPWSSQWIALWHNTIGDSPPPICAT, from the coding sequence GTGCAAGTGTCCCACAGCTTCACGGCCGCGTCGGCGGTCTTCGATGAAGAGCATCTCGTGTCGTGCGCGGGACTGGTGCCGGTGATGACCTTGGCTGAGCAGAGTCGCCTTTCAGTGCTGTTGAAGCAGAAGATTCGTTTCACCTGCGAGCGGATCCGCTCTGGTGCGGCCAATCCGTCGCCGAAGCTGACCACGCTGATCGCCGGGATGTGCGCTGGCGCGGACAGTATCGATGACCTCGACGTGGTGCGCAGTGGCGGCATGAAAACCCTATTCGATGGCGTGTATGCACCATCGACCATCGGAACCCTGTTGCGAGAGTTCACCTTTGGACACGCGCGGCAACTCGAATCGGTGCTGCGCGAGCACCTGGCCGGGCTGTGTCAACGCGTCGATCTGTTGCCCGGCGCCGATGTGCGGGCATTCGTGGACATCGATTCACTGCTGCGTCCGGTGTACGGGCACGCCAAACAGGGCGCGAGCTATGGGCACACCAAGATCGCCGGGAAACAAATCCTGCGCAAAGGTTTGTCACCGTTGATCACCACGATCAGCACCGAACGCGGCGCTCCGGTGATCACCGGAGCGAGGTTGCGGGCGGGAAGAACCAATTCCGGCAAGGGTGCGGCCCGCATGATCGCCCAGGCCGTCGCCGCTGCGCGCGGCGCTGGGGTCACCGGAGCGATCTTGGTGCGTGGCGACAGCGCCTACGGCAACAGCACCGTGGTGGTCGCCTGCCGCCGCGCCGGGGCTCGGTTCTCGCTGGTGCTGACCAAGACCGCCACCGTGACCGCGGCGATCGGTGCGATCAGCGACAACGCCTGGACCCCGGTCCAATACCCGGGGGCAGTGCGCGACCCGGACACCGGTGCATGGATCTCTGACGCTGAGGTCGCCGAAACCCCTTATACGGCCTTCGGTTCCACTGGCCACCCGGTGACCGCCCGGTTGATCGTGCGACGAGTCAAAGATGCCCGCTACCCTGATGCGCTGTTCCCGGTGTGGCGGTACCACCCGTTCTTCACCGACTCCGATGAACCGGTCGATGCCGCCGACATCACCCACCGTCGCCACGCGATCATCGAGACCGTGTTCGCCGACCTCATCGACGGACCCTTGGCGCACATGCCCTCGGGACGTTTCGGGGCGAACTCGGCGTGGATCCTGTGCGCCGCGATCGCCCACAACCTGCTGCGGGCGTCCGGTGTGCTGGCCGGCGCCACCCACGCGGTCGCCCGAGGATCAACGCTGCGCCGCCGCATCATCAACGTCCCCGCCCGACTGGCCCGCCCACAACGCCGATCCATCCTGCACCTACCGAACTACTGGCCCTGGTCGAGTCAATGGATTGCGTTATGGCACAACACTATCGGCGACAGTCCACCCCCGATCTGCGCCACCTGA
- a CDS encoding cutinase family protein, translating to MDRGLAALAPAVPALAPAATAAPCPDVQVVFARGTTEPPGLGSVGRPFVEDLRARVAPRTVEATPVDYPASNDFAVSTPAGIDAARAVIESTAASCPKTKMVLGGYSQGAAVIEGATNSASPQTASRVAATALFGAPRTGFAGMLAGGPLPELAPQYVANSIDQCAEGDPICWVGGGFDVGAHGSYVQSGKVTQAADFAAGRL from the coding sequence GTGGATCGAGGCTTAGCCGCCCTGGCGCCAGCCGTCCCGGCACTCGCACCAGCTGCAACCGCGGCACCGTGCCCCGATGTCCAGGTCGTGTTCGCTCGCGGCACGACCGAGCCGCCGGGCCTGGGCAGTGTCGGTCGTCCCTTCGTCGAGGATCTGCGTGCGCGCGTGGCGCCGCGGACTGTCGAGGCGACACCGGTCGACTACCCGGCGAGTAACGACTTCGCCGTCAGCACCCCGGCGGGCATCGACGCCGCACGGGCGGTCATCGAGTCCACCGCGGCCAGCTGCCCGAAAACCAAGATGGTGCTCGGTGGCTACTCGCAGGGGGCAGCGGTCATCGAAGGCGCCACCAACTCTGCGTCGCCACAGACTGCCAGTCGCGTCGCCGCCACCGCGTTGTTCGGGGCGCCGCGGACGGGGTTCGCGGGCATGCTCGCCGGCGGACCGCTGCCAGAGCTGGCGCCGCAGTACGTTGCCAATTCCATCGATCAATGCGCCGAGGGCGACCCGATCTGCTGGGTGGGCGGCGGTTTCGACGTCGGCGCCCACGGTTCCTACGTTCAGTCCGGAAAAGTCACGCAGGCAGCTGATTTCGCGGCCGGCCGGCTCTAG
- a CDS encoding mycofactocin-coupled SDR family oxidoreductase yields MGLLDGRVAFVTGTARGMGRNHAIRLAREGASVIGIDIAADVSPHCACPGPTEEDLQETTRLVESAGGKCLMAVADVRDSTAMDAVLKDGVDRFGGRLDIVVANAGISTWARFWEMPDDEWQAMIDVNLTGVWRTMKAAVPHMISAGNGGSIINISSVAGIKSLPGQAHYSAAKHGVVGLTKSAAIELAEYKIRVNSIHPWGVDTVLAADPTVGTLLTDHPSYLMSFGCMLSDPFPASVDDISDAVIYLASDLSRAVTATQLTVDMGATKV; encoded by the coding sequence ATGGGCCTTCTCGACGGCAGGGTCGCGTTCGTGACCGGTACTGCGCGCGGCATGGGACGTAATCACGCGATACGGCTCGCGCGCGAAGGGGCGTCGGTGATCGGCATCGACATCGCGGCCGACGTGTCCCCGCACTGCGCATGTCCCGGTCCCACCGAGGAGGACCTGCAGGAGACCACGCGGCTGGTCGAATCCGCGGGTGGCAAGTGCCTGATGGCGGTCGCCGACGTCCGCGACTCTACGGCCATGGACGCGGTACTCAAAGACGGCGTCGACAGGTTCGGCGGACGTCTCGACATCGTCGTCGCCAACGCGGGCATCAGCACCTGGGCCCGCTTCTGGGAGATGCCGGACGACGAGTGGCAGGCAATGATCGACGTCAACCTCACCGGGGTCTGGCGCACGATGAAAGCAGCCGTCCCGCACATGATTTCCGCGGGCAATGGCGGCTCGATCATCAACATCAGCTCGGTGGCCGGCATCAAGTCGCTACCGGGCCAAGCGCACTACAGCGCCGCCAAGCATGGCGTGGTCGGACTGACGAAGTCGGCAGCCATCGAACTCGCCGAGTACAAGATCCGGGTCAACTCCATCCACCCGTGGGGCGTCGACACGGTGCTCGCCGCAGACCCCACCGTCGGCACGTTGCTGACCGATCACCCGAGCTACCTGATGTCATTCGGCTGCATGCTCAGCGACCCGTTTCCGGCGAGCGTCGACGACATCTCCGACGCCGTGATCTACCTGGCGTCGGATCTATCGCGCGCGGTCACGGCAACACAGTTGACGGTCGATATGGGTGCCACGAAGGTCTGA
- the istB gene encoding IS21-like element helper ATPase IstB, with amino-acid sequence MTKTSSVISAKPVAPPSIPPLAADLDAGLRRLKLAAIRRSAPEVLLTAKTQRWTPEEVLRTLIDTELASRDASNIVNRLKAAAFPVPKTLESFDVTASSIQSKVLDYLASLEWIRAHQNLAIIGPAGTGKSHTLIGLGTAAIHAGHKVRYFTAADLVETLYRGLADNTVGKIIESLLRVDLIILDELGFAPLDDTGTQLLFRLVAGAYERRSLAIGSHWPFEQWGRFLPEQTTAVSILDRLLHHATVVITDGDSYRMKDAQHRKENPPPT; translated from the coding sequence ATGACCAAGACATCATCGGTGATATCCGCCAAACCTGTTGCACCACCTTCGATCCCACCGCTGGCCGCTGATCTGGATGCCGGGCTGCGGCGGTTGAAGCTGGCCGCGATACGACGCAGCGCACCGGAGGTTCTGCTCACCGCCAAGACGCAACGCTGGACCCCTGAGGAAGTGCTGCGCACCCTCATCGATACCGAACTGGCCTCCCGCGATGCCTCCAACATCGTCAACCGACTCAAGGCCGCAGCCTTCCCGGTACCCAAGACACTGGAGTCCTTCGACGTCACCGCCTCGTCGATCCAGTCGAAAGTTCTCGACTACCTTGCCAGCCTGGAATGGATACGGGCGCACCAGAATCTGGCGATCATCGGCCCCGCCGGCACCGGCAAAAGCCATACCCTGATCGGGCTGGGGACCGCCGCGATTCACGCCGGGCACAAGGTCCGCTACTTCACCGCCGCTGACCTCGTCGAAACCCTCTACCGCGGCCTGGCCGACAACACCGTCGGCAAGATCATCGAATCCCTACTGCGGGTCGACCTCATCATTTTGGATGAGCTGGGCTTCGCCCCGCTGGATGACACCGGCACCCAACTGTTGTTTCGCTTGGTTGCCGGCGCCTACGAACGCCGCTCCCTGGCCATCGGCTCGCACTGGCCCTTCGAACAATGGGGTCGATTCCTGCCCGAGCAGACCACCGCTGTCAGCATCCTGGACCGCCTCCTGCACCACGCCACCGTCGTCATCACCGACGGCGACTCCTACCGCATGAAAGACGCCCAACACCGAAAGGAGAACCCACCACCGACCTAA
- a CDS encoding prolipoprotein diacylglyceryl transferase — MALIGASAIALSPIVVAPQQVHLPAVPVSSLATTLTASVNPISEWAKVLTTSFNNISALGQQVWADPAPILKQIIANQIGYANITAAALGAAGNGFVTAVKALPPAFQQAAQEMAAGHIDWGLNTAFQAVLNLVVQPGFALIGSGVLDIPGKVMQNITNVVKLAPTLLVSVGLSLLGTVSGVERAFGDTAQAVYDGVRSGNLGAAVNAIVNAPAVLTNTFLNGYAPMLLPGILTPTGIGIPGLVATVIGLRNVIAQALGAPVPVAAKVADVGPAALPSAAVSAATVTLGAEKVTTPDTAKVAATETTPTKATPAEPAATAPAATKPDAGEPASTSSETPSTATETKPDSGTTAGSTTPSGGTDMTSGTKTGTPGAAGESTKPSGSNGSETGSGGTTTPNGGTSSGTKTGTPGKTGDGLTKAINSAGENLKSSLNKFGAGLKSGFGKPAKPSKSGSGSGGSSVGASGAGANSAGGSK; from the coding sequence GTGGCGCTGATCGGAGCGAGTGCTATCGCGCTGTCGCCGATAGTGGTGGCACCGCAGCAGGTGCACCTGCCGGCGGTCCCGGTGTCGAGCCTCGCGACGACGTTGACCGCGTCGGTCAATCCCATCAGCGAATGGGCGAAGGTCCTCACGACATCGTTCAACAACATTTCGGCCCTAGGCCAGCAGGTGTGGGCCGACCCCGCTCCCATCCTGAAGCAGATCATCGCCAACCAGATCGGCTACGCGAACATCACCGCTGCAGCACTGGGCGCCGCCGGTAACGGCTTCGTCACGGCTGTGAAGGCACTTCCACCGGCTTTCCAGCAGGCAGCTCAAGAAATGGCCGCCGGCCACATCGACTGGGGCCTGAACACGGCATTTCAAGCCGTGCTCAACTTGGTGGTACAACCCGGCTTCGCACTGATCGGAAGTGGGGTACTGGATATCCCCGGCAAGGTTATGCAGAACATCACCAACGTCGTCAAACTAGCCCCCACTCTTCTTGTATCTGTGGGCTTGTCTCTGCTTGGCACGGTTAGCGGCGTCGAGAGGGCGTTTGGGGATACCGCGCAAGCGGTGTACGACGGGGTGCGCTCCGGCAACTTGGGGGCGGCTGTGAACGCGATCGTCAACGCCCCCGCCGTGCTCACCAACACCTTCCTCAACGGGTACGCGCCGATGTTACTCCCGGGGATTCTGACTCCGACCGGCATCGGAATCCCGGGTCTTGTCGCCACGGTCATCGGCCTTCGCAACGTCATCGCGCAAGCGCTGGGCGCACCGGTGCCAGTCGCGGCGAAGGTGGCCGATGTTGGACCGGCCGCCCTTCCGTCGGCCGCCGTGTCGGCCGCGACGGTCACGTTGGGCGCCGAGAAGGTGACGACGCCCGATACCGCGAAGGTTGCGGCGACGGAGACCACGCCGACGAAGGCCACGCCGGCAGAACCCGCCGCGACGGCGCCAGCCGCCACGAAACCAGACGCAGGGGAACCCGCCTCAACTTCGTCCGAAACACCCTCCACTGCAACCGAAACGAAGCCCGATTCGGGTACGACCGCGGGCAGTACCACACCGAGCGGTGGCACCGACATGACCAGCGGCACCAAGACCGGTACACCTGGCGCGGCCGGTGAGTCCACGAAGCCCAGCGGATCGAACGGCAGCGAGACGGGCTCAGGCGGTACCACCACGCCAAACGGTGGCACGAGCAGCGGCACGAAGACCGGTACACCTGGCAAGACCGGGGATGGCCTGACGAAGGCGATCAACTCCGCAGGGGAGAACCTGAAGTCCTCGTTGAATAAGTTCGGCGCCGGACTCAAGAGCGGTTTCGGCAAGCCAGCCAAGCCCAGCAAGAGTGGCAGTGGCAGCGGCGGTAGCAGCGTAGGCGCAAGCGGTGCAGGTGCAAACAGCGCAGGCGGCAGCAAGTAA
- a CDS encoding MarR family winged helix-turn-helix transcriptional regulator: protein MATELARIAAVLKRTMDSLHGSVDDLARELVRVLGVNQTDRRALELILFAGETVTTPGLLADRLGLTAAGTTIVLNRLEKLGYVTRSLHPIDHRRVTVVATDLAASRLSELVSPLLDQAGKMLSRHYSAAEIDLIVGFLARTDEIQQAHLKRMRELEPYPH from the coding sequence ATGGCAACTGAACTGGCGCGAATCGCAGCAGTCCTGAAGAGAACGATGGATTCTCTGCATGGTTCCGTCGACGACTTGGCGCGTGAGTTGGTGCGGGTGCTCGGCGTCAATCAGACGGATCGACGTGCCTTGGAGCTCATTCTCTTTGCGGGCGAGACGGTCACGACGCCGGGGCTGCTGGCCGACCGGCTCGGTCTCACTGCCGCCGGAACCACGATCGTCCTCAACCGCCTGGAGAAGCTGGGCTACGTCACTCGATCGCTACATCCCATCGATCATCGCCGAGTCACCGTGGTGGCCACGGATCTCGCTGCCAGCCGTCTCTCGGAACTCGTCTCCCCACTGCTGGATCAGGCCGGCAAGATGTTGTCGCGTCATTACAGCGCGGCGGAGATTGACCTGATTGTGGGGTTTCTGGCCCGCACGGACGAAATACAGCAAGCCCATCTCAAGCGGATGCGTGAATTGGAACCGTACCCGCATTAG
- the istA gene encoding IS21 family transposase, whose protein sequence is MKSARDRMDIISTYQQLGSYRAAADACGTTHRTVKKVMDRFEADQAGVPPQPRAERTHNYDAVADLVAERVEKSQGRISAKRLLPIAVAAGYVGSDRNFRRLVADAKALWRSENHRGRRPAVWSPGQYLVIDWAQAAPGLFLFCAVLAFSRWRFVRFAADQRASTTLALIGEALAAIGGVPARVLADRMACLKGGVVANVVVPTPDYVRLASHYGFAPDFCHAADPESKGIVENLCGYAQRDLAVPLLTQAAVDGVAVDLRSANAAAAAWCAEVNAAMHSEICAIPDERLIAERELLQRLPSLRLQIGAPSVLRKVDRLSCIRYGSARYSVPVRLIGSTVAVVVDHGAVCLVEPSTGMIVAEHELVAPGGASILDDHYDGPRPEPSRGPRPKTTVEKQFCELGAEAEAFLVGAAAIGNTRLGAELEILLALGAAHGEQALVAALRRAVAFRRFRAADVRSILAAGTGTPQPRPAGDALILDLPVAPTRSLDAYKITPALDGEATP, encoded by the coding sequence TTGAAGTCTGCGAGGGACCGTATGGACATCATTTCTACCTATCAACAGCTCGGGTCGTACCGAGCCGCCGCCGATGCGTGCGGCACCACTCACCGGACCGTCAAGAAGGTCATGGACAGGTTCGAAGCCGACCAGGCGGGCGTGCCGCCGCAACCACGGGCCGAACGAACCCACAACTACGATGCGGTGGCCGACCTGGTCGCCGAGCGTGTCGAGAAATCGCAGGGCCGCATCTCGGCCAAGCGACTGCTGCCGATCGCGGTGGCCGCCGGCTATGTCGGTTCTGATCGGAACTTTCGGCGCCTGGTCGCTGATGCGAAAGCGTTGTGGCGCAGTGAGAATCACCGTGGCCGCCGCCCGGCGGTGTGGTCACCGGGACAGTATCTGGTGATCGACTGGGCCCAGGCCGCGCCGGGGTTGTTCCTGTTCTGTGCGGTGCTGGCGTTCTCCCGATGGCGGTTCGTGCGGTTCGCCGCCGATCAGCGGGCGTCGACGACGTTGGCGTTGATCGGCGAGGCCCTGGCCGCGATCGGCGGGGTCCCGGCGCGGGTGCTGGCCGACCGGATGGCTTGCCTCAAAGGTGGTGTGGTCGCCAATGTTGTTGTCCCCACGCCTGATTACGTCCGTTTGGCGTCTCATTATGGGTTCGCCCCGGACTTCTGCCACGCAGCTGATCCCGAATCGAAGGGCATTGTGGAGAACCTGTGCGGGTATGCCCAACGCGACCTCGCGGTGCCATTGTTGACCCAGGCCGCTGTTGATGGCGTGGCGGTCGATCTGCGGTCCGCCAATGCTGCTGCGGCGGCGTGGTGCGCCGAAGTCAACGCCGCGATGCACTCGGAGATCTGCGCGATCCCCGATGAGCGGCTGATAGCCGAACGTGAACTGCTGCAACGCTTGCCGTCGTTGCGGCTGCAGATCGGGGCGCCGTCGGTGCTCCGCAAGGTCGACCGGCTCTCGTGTATCCGTTACGGTTCGGCCCGCTACTCGGTACCCGTCCGGCTGATCGGGTCCACCGTGGCGGTGGTGGTCGATCACGGCGCGGTCTGCCTGGTCGAACCCAGTACGGGAATGATCGTGGCTGAACACGAACTGGTTGCCCCTGGCGGCGCATCGATTCTCGATGACCACTACGACGGGCCACGGCCCGAACCCAGCCGTGGCCCGCGACCGAAAACCACTGTGGAGAAACAGTTCTGCGAACTCGGCGCCGAGGCCGAGGCATTCCTGGTCGGCGCGGCAGCGATCGGCAACACCCGCCTGGGCGCGGAGTTGGAAATCCTGCTCGCCCTAGGTGCCGCTCACGGTGAACAGGCGTTGGTGGCCGCACTGCGCCGGGCGGTGGCGTTTCGGCGATTTCGGGCTGCTGACGTGCGCTCGATCCTGGCTGCCGGCACCGGAACACCGCAACCCCGACCGGCCGGCGATGCGTTGATCCTGGACCTACCCGTGGCCCCGACCCGCTCCCTGGACGCCTACAAAATCACCCCCGCCCTCGACGGCGAGGCCACCCCATGA